From Haemorhous mexicanus isolate bHaeMex1 chromosome 1, bHaeMex1.pri, whole genome shotgun sequence, one genomic window encodes:
- the PKIA gene encoding cAMP-dependent protein kinase inhibitor alpha, with the protein MTDVESTYADFIASGRTGRRNALHDILVSSPGGNSSELALKLSELDINKTEGEGDAQRNPSEQTGEAQGEAAKQES; encoded by the exons ATGACTGATGTGGAATCTACATATGCAGACTTTATTGCTTCAGGAAGAACAGGTAGAAGAAATGCATTACATGACATCCTTGTGTCCTCTCCGGGTGGGAACTCTAGTGAACTAGCCTTAAAGTTATCAGAGCTTGATATAAACAAAACAG aaggagaaggagatgcACAGCGAAATCCAAGTGAGCAAACCGGGGAGGCCCAAGGGGAGGCAGCAAAGCAAGAAAGCTGA